From the Bos taurus isolate L1 Dominette 01449 registration number 42190680 breed Hereford chromosome 22, ARS-UCD2.0, whole genome shotgun sequence genome, one window contains:
- the ZKSCAN7 gene encoding zinc finger protein with KRAB and SCAN domains 7 isoform X3 yields the protein MATQGRGTSGLFPRGAVLQRQEGCLTVKQEPGSPTWGHGCSLQKNHPPVCEIFRLHFRQLCYHEMSGPQEALSRLRELCRWWLMPEVHTKEQILELLVLEQFLSILPGELRTWVQMHHPESGEEAVAVVEDFQRYVSGPGEVSTPGQEQEIHSEEKTALGATHESPSTSPHSEGSAPGAHLEPPRDPGAHHHLSTDENRMVHSQLPPKQDISEELKSSDRILGVFCGVIPAGQEAGTASKEASENLEVQPSDEEGTRLDSDFLEITQEDKKKSTEDQYDDYKELGGHLDLSSSLSEHQGVLKGQKLYHCDECDKAFNRSSHLIGHQRIHTGEKPYECSECGKTFRQTSQLVVHLRIHTGEKPYECSDCGKTYRHSSHLIQHQRLHYGEKPYKCNECAKAFTQSSQLIDHQRTHSGEKPYECNECGEAFIRNKSLIRHQVLHTGKKPYKCDECGKAFCSNRNLIDHQRIHTGEKPFECNECGKAFSRSKCLIRHQSLHTGEKPYKCSECGKAFNQNSQLADHERIHTGEKPFECNECGKAFGLSKCLIRHQRLHTGEKPYKCKECGKSFNQNSHLIIHQRIHTGEKPYECNECGKVFSYSSSLMVHQRTHTGEKPYKCKDCEKAFSDSSQLIVHQRVHTGEKPYECIECGKAFSQRSTFNHHQRIHTGEKHSGLARSVS from the exons ATGGCTACCCAAGGCAGGGGAACTTCAGGCCTCTTCCCCAGGGGTGCTGTTCTCCAGAGACAGGAGGGCTGCCTGACCGTGAAACAGGAACCAGGGAGCCCGACCTGGGggcatggctgcagtctccaaaAGAATCACCCTCCTGTCTGTGAAATTTTCCGGCTCCACTTTAGGCAGTTATGTTATCATGAGATGTCTGGGCCACAGGAGGCACTGAGCCGGCTCCGGGAGCTGTGCCGCTGGTGGTTGATGCCAGAGGTGCACACCAAGGAGCAGATCCTGGAGCTGCTGGTGCTGGAGCAATTCCTGAGCATCCTGCCTGGGGAACTCCGGACCTGGGTGCAGATGCATCACCCTGAGAGTGGTGAGGAAGCTGTGGCTGTGGTGGAGGACTTCCAGAGATACGTCAGTGGGCCAGGAGAG GTTTCCACTCCAGGGCAGGAACAGGAGATACATTCTGAAGAGAAGACAGCCTTGGGTGCAACACATGAATCTCCTTCTACCTCACCCCACAGTGAGGGTTCAGCCCCTGGAGCCCACCTGGAGCCTCCTCGTGATCCTGGGGCACACCACCACCTCTCCA CAGATGAGAACAGGATGGTGCATTCACAGTTGCCTCCAAAACAGGACATTTCTGAAGAATTGAAGTCATCTGACAGGATCTTAGGGGTGTTCTGTGGAGTGATTCCTGCAGGACAAGAAGCTGGGACTGCCAGTAAAGAGGCTTCAGAGAATCTAGAAGTTCAACCCTCAGATGAAGAAGGAACCAGACTGGACAGTGATTTCTTAGAAATAACACAGGAGGATAAAAAGAAATCCACAGAGGATCAATATGATGATTATAAGGAACTTGGGGGACATCTAGATCTGTCCTCTAGTCTCTCAGAACATCAGGGAGTTCTGAAGGGACAGAAATTGTATCACTGTGATGAATGTGATAAAGCTTTTAATCGGAGTTCACACCTCATTGGGCATCAGAGaatccacactggagagaaaccatatgaGTGTTCTGAGTGTGGCAAGACCTTCAGGCAGACTTCTCAGCTCGTTGTCCACCTCAGAATCCATACAGGGGAAAAACCTTATGAATGCAGTGATTGTGGAAAGACCTATCGCCACAGCTCCCATCTCATTCAACACCAGAGACTCCATTATGgggagaaaccatataaatgtaatgaatgtgcaaaagctttcaccCAGAGTTCCCAACTCATTGACCACCAGAGAACTCATAGCGGGGAGAAGCCATATGAATGCAATGAATGTGGGGAGGCCTTCATTCGGAATAAAAGCCTTATCCGCCATCAGGTACTTCATACTGGTAAGAAACCTTACAAGTGTGATGAATGTGGGAAAGCTTTCTGTTCTAACAGAAATCTTATTGACCATCAGAGAATCCACACTGGGGAGAAGCCTTTTGAGTGTAATGAATGTGGTAAGGCCTTCAGTCGGAGTAAATGTCTTATTCGACATCAGAGCCTCCACACTGGGGAAAAACCATACAAATGCAGTgagtgtgggaaagccttcaatcagAACTCTCAACTTGCTGACCATgagcgaattcatactggagaaaaACCTTTTGAATGTAATGAGTGTGGTAAGGCATTCGGTCTGAGTAAATGTCTCATTCGACATCAGCGACTTCACACTGGTGAAAAGCCATATAAATGCAAAGAGTGTGGAAAATCCTTTAATCAAAATTCACACCTTATTATTCATCAGAGAATACACACTGGTGAAAAACCGtatgaatgtaatgaatgtggaaaGGTCTTCAGTTACAGCTCCAGTCTTATGGTACATCAGAGAACCCATACTGGGGAAAAACCCTATAAATGCAAAGATTGTGAGAAAGCTTTTAGTGACAGTTCACAGCTCATTGTACACCagagagttcatactggagagaaaccctatgaatgtattgagtgtgggaaagccttcagtcAGCGTTCTACTTTCAATCACCACcagcgaattcatactggagagaagcacTCAGGTCTGGCTCGATCTGTTTCTTAA
- the ZKSCAN7 gene encoding zinc finger protein with KRAB and SCAN domains 7 isoform X2 — MATQGRGTSGLFPRGAVLQRQEGCLTVKQEPGSPTWGHGCSLQKNHPPVCEIFRLHFRQLCYHEMSGPQEALSRLRELCRWWLMPEVHTKEQILELLVLEQFLSILPGELRTWVQMHHPESGEEAVAVVEDFQRYVSGPGEVSTPGQEQEIHSEEKTALGATHESPSTSPHSEGSAPGAHLEPPRDPGAHHHLSSEHSDENRMVHSQLPPKQDISEELKSSDRILGVFCGVIPAGQEAGTASKEASENLEVQPSDEEGTRLDSDFLEITQEDKKKSTEDQYDDYKELGGHLDLSSSLSEHQGVLKGQKLYHCDECDKAFNRSSHLIGHQRIHTGEKPYECSECGKTFRQTSQLVVHLRIHTGEKPYECSDCGKTYRHSSHLIQHQRLHYGEKPYKCNECAKAFTQSSQLIDHQRTHSGEKPYECNECGEAFIRNKSLIRHQVLHTGKKPYKCDECGKAFCSNRNLIDHQRIHTGEKPFECNECGKAFSRSKCLIRHQSLHTGEKPYKCSECGKAFNQNSQLADHERIHTGEKPFECNECGKAFGLSKCLIRHQRLHTGEKPYKCKECGKSFNQNSHLIIHQRIHTGEKPYECNECGKVFSYSSSLMVHQRTHTGEKPYKCKDCEKAFSDSSQLIVHQRVHTGEKPYECIECGKAFSQRSTFNHHQRIHTGEKHSGLARSVS; from the exons ATGGCTACCCAAGGCAGGGGAACTTCAGGCCTCTTCCCCAGGGGTGCTGTTCTCCAGAGACAGGAGGGCTGCCTGACCGTGAAACAGGAACCAGGGAGCCCGACCTGGGggcatggctgcagtctccaaaAGAATCACCCTCCTGTCTGTGAAATTTTCCGGCTCCACTTTAGGCAGTTATGTTATCATGAGATGTCTGGGCCACAGGAGGCACTGAGCCGGCTCCGGGAGCTGTGCCGCTGGTGGTTGATGCCAGAGGTGCACACCAAGGAGCAGATCCTGGAGCTGCTGGTGCTGGAGCAATTCCTGAGCATCCTGCCTGGGGAACTCCGGACCTGGGTGCAGATGCATCACCCTGAGAGTGGTGAGGAAGCTGTGGCTGTGGTGGAGGACTTCCAGAGATACGTCAGTGGGCCAGGAGAG GTTTCCACTCCAGGGCAGGAACAGGAGATACATTCTGAAGAGAAGACAGCCTTGGGTGCAACACATGAATCTCCTTCTACCTCACCCCACAGTGAGGGTTCAGCCCCTGGAGCCCACCTGGAGCCTCCTCGTGATCCTGGGGCACACCACCACCTCTCCAGTGAGCACTCTG ATGAGAACAGGATGGTGCATTCACAGTTGCCTCCAAAACAGGACATTTCTGAAGAATTGAAGTCATCTGACAGGATCTTAGGGGTGTTCTGTGGAGTGATTCCTGCAGGACAAGAAGCTGGGACTGCCAGTAAAGAGGCTTCAGAGAATCTAGAAGTTCAACCCTCAGATGAAGAAGGAACCAGACTGGACAGTGATTTCTTAGAAATAACACAGGAGGATAAAAAGAAATCCACAGAGGATCAATATGATGATTATAAGGAACTTGGGGGACATCTAGATCTGTCCTCTAGTCTCTCAGAACATCAGGGAGTTCTGAAGGGACAGAAATTGTATCACTGTGATGAATGTGATAAAGCTTTTAATCGGAGTTCACACCTCATTGGGCATCAGAGaatccacactggagagaaaccatatgaGTGTTCTGAGTGTGGCAAGACCTTCAGGCAGACTTCTCAGCTCGTTGTCCACCTCAGAATCCATACAGGGGAAAAACCTTATGAATGCAGTGATTGTGGAAAGACCTATCGCCACAGCTCCCATCTCATTCAACACCAGAGACTCCATTATGgggagaaaccatataaatgtaatgaatgtgcaaaagctttcaccCAGAGTTCCCAACTCATTGACCACCAGAGAACTCATAGCGGGGAGAAGCCATATGAATGCAATGAATGTGGGGAGGCCTTCATTCGGAATAAAAGCCTTATCCGCCATCAGGTACTTCATACTGGTAAGAAACCTTACAAGTGTGATGAATGTGGGAAAGCTTTCTGTTCTAACAGAAATCTTATTGACCATCAGAGAATCCACACTGGGGAGAAGCCTTTTGAGTGTAATGAATGTGGTAAGGCCTTCAGTCGGAGTAAATGTCTTATTCGACATCAGAGCCTCCACACTGGGGAAAAACCATACAAATGCAGTgagtgtgggaaagccttcaatcagAACTCTCAACTTGCTGACCATgagcgaattcatactggagaaaaACCTTTTGAATGTAATGAGTGTGGTAAGGCATTCGGTCTGAGTAAATGTCTCATTCGACATCAGCGACTTCACACTGGTGAAAAGCCATATAAATGCAAAGAGTGTGGAAAATCCTTTAATCAAAATTCACACCTTATTATTCATCAGAGAATACACACTGGTGAAAAACCGtatgaatgtaatgaatgtggaaaGGTCTTCAGTTACAGCTCCAGTCTTATGGTACATCAGAGAACCCATACTGGGGAAAAACCCTATAAATGCAAAGATTGTGAGAAAGCTTTTAGTGACAGTTCACAGCTCATTGTACACCagagagttcatactggagagaaaccctatgaatgtattgagtgtgggaaagccttcagtcAGCGTTCTACTTTCAATCACCACcagcgaattcatactggagagaagcacTCAGGTCTGGCTCGATCTGTTTCTTAA
- the ZKSCAN7 gene encoding zinc finger protein with KRAB and SCAN domains 7 isoform X1, whose amino-acid sequence MATQGRGTSGLFPRGAVLQRQEGCLTVKQEPGSPTWGHGCSLQKNHPPVCEIFRLHFRQLCYHEMSGPQEALSRLRELCRWWLMPEVHTKEQILELLVLEQFLSILPGELRTWVQMHHPESGEEAVAVVEDFQRYVSGPGEVSTPGQEQEIHSEEKTALGATHESPSTSPHSEGSAPGAHLEPPRDPGAHHHLSSEHSADENRMVHSQLPPKQDISEELKSSDRILGVFCGVIPAGQEAGTASKEASENLEVQPSDEEGTRLDSDFLEITQEDKKKSTEDQYDDYKELGGHLDLSSSLSEHQGVLKGQKLYHCDECDKAFNRSSHLIGHQRIHTGEKPYECSECGKTFRQTSQLVVHLRIHTGEKPYECSDCGKTYRHSSHLIQHQRLHYGEKPYKCNECAKAFTQSSQLIDHQRTHSGEKPYECNECGEAFIRNKSLIRHQVLHTGKKPYKCDECGKAFCSNRNLIDHQRIHTGEKPFECNECGKAFSRSKCLIRHQSLHTGEKPYKCSECGKAFNQNSQLADHERIHTGEKPFECNECGKAFGLSKCLIRHQRLHTGEKPYKCKECGKSFNQNSHLIIHQRIHTGEKPYECNECGKVFSYSSSLMVHQRTHTGEKPYKCKDCEKAFSDSSQLIVHQRVHTGEKPYECIECGKAFSQRSTFNHHQRIHTGEKHSGLARSVS is encoded by the exons ATGGCTACCCAAGGCAGGGGAACTTCAGGCCTCTTCCCCAGGGGTGCTGTTCTCCAGAGACAGGAGGGCTGCCTGACCGTGAAACAGGAACCAGGGAGCCCGACCTGGGggcatggctgcagtctccaaaAGAATCACCCTCCTGTCTGTGAAATTTTCCGGCTCCACTTTAGGCAGTTATGTTATCATGAGATGTCTGGGCCACAGGAGGCACTGAGCCGGCTCCGGGAGCTGTGCCGCTGGTGGTTGATGCCAGAGGTGCACACCAAGGAGCAGATCCTGGAGCTGCTGGTGCTGGAGCAATTCCTGAGCATCCTGCCTGGGGAACTCCGGACCTGGGTGCAGATGCATCACCCTGAGAGTGGTGAGGAAGCTGTGGCTGTGGTGGAGGACTTCCAGAGATACGTCAGTGGGCCAGGAGAG GTTTCCACTCCAGGGCAGGAACAGGAGATACATTCTGAAGAGAAGACAGCCTTGGGTGCAACACATGAATCTCCTTCTACCTCACCCCACAGTGAGGGTTCAGCCCCTGGAGCCCACCTGGAGCCTCCTCGTGATCCTGGGGCACACCACCACCTCTCCAGTGAGCACTCTG CAGATGAGAACAGGATGGTGCATTCACAGTTGCCTCCAAAACAGGACATTTCTGAAGAATTGAAGTCATCTGACAGGATCTTAGGGGTGTTCTGTGGAGTGATTCCTGCAGGACAAGAAGCTGGGACTGCCAGTAAAGAGGCTTCAGAGAATCTAGAAGTTCAACCCTCAGATGAAGAAGGAACCAGACTGGACAGTGATTTCTTAGAAATAACACAGGAGGATAAAAAGAAATCCACAGAGGATCAATATGATGATTATAAGGAACTTGGGGGACATCTAGATCTGTCCTCTAGTCTCTCAGAACATCAGGGAGTTCTGAAGGGACAGAAATTGTATCACTGTGATGAATGTGATAAAGCTTTTAATCGGAGTTCACACCTCATTGGGCATCAGAGaatccacactggagagaaaccatatgaGTGTTCTGAGTGTGGCAAGACCTTCAGGCAGACTTCTCAGCTCGTTGTCCACCTCAGAATCCATACAGGGGAAAAACCTTATGAATGCAGTGATTGTGGAAAGACCTATCGCCACAGCTCCCATCTCATTCAACACCAGAGACTCCATTATGgggagaaaccatataaatgtaatgaatgtgcaaaagctttcaccCAGAGTTCCCAACTCATTGACCACCAGAGAACTCATAGCGGGGAGAAGCCATATGAATGCAATGAATGTGGGGAGGCCTTCATTCGGAATAAAAGCCTTATCCGCCATCAGGTACTTCATACTGGTAAGAAACCTTACAAGTGTGATGAATGTGGGAAAGCTTTCTGTTCTAACAGAAATCTTATTGACCATCAGAGAATCCACACTGGGGAGAAGCCTTTTGAGTGTAATGAATGTGGTAAGGCCTTCAGTCGGAGTAAATGTCTTATTCGACATCAGAGCCTCCACACTGGGGAAAAACCATACAAATGCAGTgagtgtgggaaagccttcaatcagAACTCTCAACTTGCTGACCATgagcgaattcatactggagaaaaACCTTTTGAATGTAATGAGTGTGGTAAGGCATTCGGTCTGAGTAAATGTCTCATTCGACATCAGCGACTTCACACTGGTGAAAAGCCATATAAATGCAAAGAGTGTGGAAAATCCTTTAATCAAAATTCACACCTTATTATTCATCAGAGAATACACACTGGTGAAAAACCGtatgaatgtaatgaatgtggaaaGGTCTTCAGTTACAGCTCCAGTCTTATGGTACATCAGAGAACCCATACTGGGGAAAAACCCTATAAATGCAAAGATTGTGAGAAAGCTTTTAGTGACAGTTCACAGCTCATTGTACACCagagagttcatactggagagaaaccctatgaatgtattgagtgtgggaaagccttcagtcAGCGTTCTACTTTCAATCACCACcagcgaattcatactggagagaagcacTCAGGTCTGGCTCGATCTGTTTCTTAA
- the ZKSCAN7 gene encoding zinc finger protein with KRAB and SCAN domains 7, giving the protein MATQGRGTSGLFPRGAVLQRQEGCLTVKQEPGSPTWGHGCSLQKNHPPVCEIFRLHFRQLCYHEMSGPQEALSRLRELCRWWLMPEVHTKEQILELLVLEQFLSILPGELRTWVQMHHPESGEEAVAVVEDFQRYVSGPGEVSTPGQEQEIHSEEKTALGATHESPSTSPHSEGSAPGAHLEPPRDPGAHHHLSSEHSAQSASPVPTLPQVGNLRNQVVATVLSMVRPQEAAELEFLSVNYSQKWKGAALSQGALYQNIMLENCHSLAPLADENRMVHSQLPPKQDISEELKSSDRILGVFCGVIPAGQEAGTASKEASENLEVQPSDEEGTRLDSDFLEITQEDKKKSTEDQYDDYKELGGHLDLSSSLSEHQGVLKGQKLYHCDECDKAFNRSSHLIGHQRIHTGEKPYECSECGKTFRQTSQLVVHLRIHTGEKPYECSDCGKTYRHSSHLIQHQRLHYGEKPYKCNECAKAFTQSSQLIDHQRTHSGEKPYECNECGEAFIRNKSLIRHQVLHTGKKPYKCDECGKAFCSNRNLIDHQRIHTGEKPFECNECGKAFSRSKCLIRHQSLHTGEKPYKCSECGKAFNQNSQLADHERIHTGEKPFECNECGKAFGLSKCLIRHQRLHTGEKPYKCKECGKSFNQNSHLIIHQRIHTGEKPYECNECGKVFSYSSSLMVHQRTHTGEKPYKCKDCEKAFSDSSQLIVHQRVHTGEKPYECIECGKAFSQRSTFNHHQRIHTGEKHSGLARSVS; this is encoded by the exons ATGGCTACCCAAGGCAGGGGAACTTCAGGCCTCTTCCCCAGGGGTGCTGTTCTCCAGAGACAGGAGGGCTGCCTGACCGTGAAACAGGAACCAGGGAGCCCGACCTGGGggcatggctgcagtctccaaaAGAATCACCCTCCTGTCTGTGAAATTTTCCGGCTCCACTTTAGGCAGTTATGTTATCATGAGATGTCTGGGCCACAGGAGGCACTGAGCCGGCTCCGGGAGCTGTGCCGCTGGTGGTTGATGCCAGAGGTGCACACCAAGGAGCAGATCCTGGAGCTGCTGGTGCTGGAGCAATTCCTGAGCATCCTGCCTGGGGAACTCCGGACCTGGGTGCAGATGCATCACCCTGAGAGTGGTGAGGAAGCTGTGGCTGTGGTGGAGGACTTCCAGAGATACGTCAGTGGGCCAGGAGAG GTTTCCACTCCAGGGCAGGAACAGGAGATACATTCTGAAGAGAAGACAGCCTTGGGTGCAACACATGAATCTCCTTCTACCTCACCCCACAGTGAGGGTTCAGCCCCTGGAGCCCACCTGGAGCCTCCTCGTGATCCTGGGGCACACCACCACCTCTCCAGTGAGCACTCTG ctCAGAGTGCTTCCCCGGTGCCCACCCTTCCCCAAGTGGGGAACTTAAGAAACCAAGTAGTAGCAACTGTGCTTTCGATGGTCAGGCCCCAG GAGGCTGCAGAGTTGGAGTTCCTATCTGTGAACTATTCTCAGAAGTGGAAAGGTGCAGCACTCAGCCAGGGAGCCCTGTACCAGAACATCATGCTGGAAAACTGCCACAGCCTGGCCCCTTTGG CAGATGAGAACAGGATGGTGCATTCACAGTTGCCTCCAAAACAGGACATTTCTGAAGAATTGAAGTCATCTGACAGGATCTTAGGGGTGTTCTGTGGAGTGATTCCTGCAGGACAAGAAGCTGGGACTGCCAGTAAAGAGGCTTCAGAGAATCTAGAAGTTCAACCCTCAGATGAAGAAGGAACCAGACTGGACAGTGATTTCTTAGAAATAACACAGGAGGATAAAAAGAAATCCACAGAGGATCAATATGATGATTATAAGGAACTTGGGGGACATCTAGATCTGTCCTCTAGTCTCTCAGAACATCAGGGAGTTCTGAAGGGACAGAAATTGTATCACTGTGATGAATGTGATAAAGCTTTTAATCGGAGTTCACACCTCATTGGGCATCAGAGaatccacactggagagaaaccatatgaGTGTTCTGAGTGTGGCAAGACCTTCAGGCAGACTTCTCAGCTCGTTGTCCACCTCAGAATCCATACAGGGGAAAAACCTTATGAATGCAGTGATTGTGGAAAGACCTATCGCCACAGCTCCCATCTCATTCAACACCAGAGACTCCATTATGgggagaaaccatataaatgtaatgaatgtgcaaaagctttcaccCAGAGTTCCCAACTCATTGACCACCAGAGAACTCATAGCGGGGAGAAGCCATATGAATGCAATGAATGTGGGGAGGCCTTCATTCGGAATAAAAGCCTTATCCGCCATCAGGTACTTCATACTGGTAAGAAACCTTACAAGTGTGATGAATGTGGGAAAGCTTTCTGTTCTAACAGAAATCTTATTGACCATCAGAGAATCCACACTGGGGAGAAGCCTTTTGAGTGTAATGAATGTGGTAAGGCCTTCAGTCGGAGTAAATGTCTTATTCGACATCAGAGCCTCCACACTGGGGAAAAACCATACAAATGCAGTgagtgtgggaaagccttcaatcagAACTCTCAACTTGCTGACCATgagcgaattcatactggagaaaaACCTTTTGAATGTAATGAGTGTGGTAAGGCATTCGGTCTGAGTAAATGTCTCATTCGACATCAGCGACTTCACACTGGTGAAAAGCCATATAAATGCAAAGAGTGTGGAAAATCCTTTAATCAAAATTCACACCTTATTATTCATCAGAGAATACACACTGGTGAAAAACCGtatgaatgtaatgaatgtggaaaGGTCTTCAGTTACAGCTCCAGTCTTATGGTACATCAGAGAACCCATACTGGGGAAAAACCCTATAAATGCAAAGATTGTGAGAAAGCTTTTAGTGACAGTTCACAGCTCATTGTACACCagagagttcatactggagagaaaccctatgaatgtattgagtgtgggaaagccttcagtcAGCGTTCTACTTTCAATCACCACcagcgaattcatactggagagaagcacTCAGGTCTGGCTCGATCTGTTTCTTAA
- the ZKSCAN7 gene encoding zinc finger protein with KRAB and SCAN domains 7 isoform X4 translates to MATQGRGTSGLFPRGAVLQRQEGCLTVKQEPGSPTWGHGCSLQKNHPPVCEIFRLHFRQLCYHEMSGPQEALSRLRELCRWWLMPEVHTKEQILELLVLEQFLSILPGELRTWVQMHHPESGEEAVAVVEDFQRYVSGPGEVSTPGQEQEIHSEEKTALGATHESPSTSPHSEGSAPGAHLEPPRDPGAHHHLSNENRMVHSQLPPKQDISEELKSSDRILGVFCGVIPAGQEAGTASKEASENLEVQPSDEEGTRLDSDFLEITQEDKKKSTEDQYDDYKELGGHLDLSSSLSEHQGVLKGQKLYHCDECDKAFNRSSHLIGHQRIHTGEKPYECSECGKTFRQTSQLVVHLRIHTGEKPYECSDCGKTYRHSSHLIQHQRLHYGEKPYKCNECAKAFTQSSQLIDHQRTHSGEKPYECNECGEAFIRNKSLIRHQVLHTGKKPYKCDECGKAFCSNRNLIDHQRIHTGEKPFECNECGKAFSRSKCLIRHQSLHTGEKPYKCSECGKAFNQNSQLADHERIHTGEKPFECNECGKAFGLSKCLIRHQRLHTGEKPYKCKECGKSFNQNSHLIIHQRIHTGEKPYECNECGKVFSYSSSLMVHQRTHTGEKPYKCKDCEKAFSDSSQLIVHQRVHTGEKPYECIECGKAFSQRSTFNHHQRIHTGEKHSGLARSVS, encoded by the exons ATGGCTACCCAAGGCAGGGGAACTTCAGGCCTCTTCCCCAGGGGTGCTGTTCTCCAGAGACAGGAGGGCTGCCTGACCGTGAAACAGGAACCAGGGAGCCCGACCTGGGggcatggctgcagtctccaaaAGAATCACCCTCCTGTCTGTGAAATTTTCCGGCTCCACTTTAGGCAGTTATGTTATCATGAGATGTCTGGGCCACAGGAGGCACTGAGCCGGCTCCGGGAGCTGTGCCGCTGGTGGTTGATGCCAGAGGTGCACACCAAGGAGCAGATCCTGGAGCTGCTGGTGCTGGAGCAATTCCTGAGCATCCTGCCTGGGGAACTCCGGACCTGGGTGCAGATGCATCACCCTGAGAGTGGTGAGGAAGCTGTGGCTGTGGTGGAGGACTTCCAGAGATACGTCAGTGGGCCAGGAGAG GTTTCCACTCCAGGGCAGGAACAGGAGATACATTCTGAAGAGAAGACAGCCTTGGGTGCAACACATGAATCTCCTTCTACCTCACCCCACAGTGAGGGTTCAGCCCCTGGAGCCCACCTGGAGCCTCCTCGTGATCCTGGGGCACACCACCACCTCTCCA ATGAGAACAGGATGGTGCATTCACAGTTGCCTCCAAAACAGGACATTTCTGAAGAATTGAAGTCATCTGACAGGATCTTAGGGGTGTTCTGTGGAGTGATTCCTGCAGGACAAGAAGCTGGGACTGCCAGTAAAGAGGCTTCAGAGAATCTAGAAGTTCAACCCTCAGATGAAGAAGGAACCAGACTGGACAGTGATTTCTTAGAAATAACACAGGAGGATAAAAAGAAATCCACAGAGGATCAATATGATGATTATAAGGAACTTGGGGGACATCTAGATCTGTCCTCTAGTCTCTCAGAACATCAGGGAGTTCTGAAGGGACAGAAATTGTATCACTGTGATGAATGTGATAAAGCTTTTAATCGGAGTTCACACCTCATTGGGCATCAGAGaatccacactggagagaaaccatatgaGTGTTCTGAGTGTGGCAAGACCTTCAGGCAGACTTCTCAGCTCGTTGTCCACCTCAGAATCCATACAGGGGAAAAACCTTATGAATGCAGTGATTGTGGAAAGACCTATCGCCACAGCTCCCATCTCATTCAACACCAGAGACTCCATTATGgggagaaaccatataaatgtaatgaatgtgcaaaagctttcaccCAGAGTTCCCAACTCATTGACCACCAGAGAACTCATAGCGGGGAGAAGCCATATGAATGCAATGAATGTGGGGAGGCCTTCATTCGGAATAAAAGCCTTATCCGCCATCAGGTACTTCATACTGGTAAGAAACCTTACAAGTGTGATGAATGTGGGAAAGCTTTCTGTTCTAACAGAAATCTTATTGACCATCAGAGAATCCACACTGGGGAGAAGCCTTTTGAGTGTAATGAATGTGGTAAGGCCTTCAGTCGGAGTAAATGTCTTATTCGACATCAGAGCCTCCACACTGGGGAAAAACCATACAAATGCAGTgagtgtgggaaagccttcaatcagAACTCTCAACTTGCTGACCATgagcgaattcatactggagaaaaACCTTTTGAATGTAATGAGTGTGGTAAGGCATTCGGTCTGAGTAAATGTCTCATTCGACATCAGCGACTTCACACTGGTGAAAAGCCATATAAATGCAAAGAGTGTGGAAAATCCTTTAATCAAAATTCACACCTTATTATTCATCAGAGAATACACACTGGTGAAAAACCGtatgaatgtaatgaatgtggaaaGGTCTTCAGTTACAGCTCCAGTCTTATGGTACATCAGAGAACCCATACTGGGGAAAAACCCTATAAATGCAAAGATTGTGAGAAAGCTTTTAGTGACAGTTCACAGCTCATTGTACACCagagagttcatactggagagaaaccctatgaatgtattgagtgtgggaaagccttcagtcAGCGTTCTACTTTCAATCACCACcagcgaattcatactggagagaagcacTCAGGTCTGGCTCGATCTGTTTCTTAA